A genomic window from Levilactobacillus yonginensis includes:
- a CDS encoding metal-dependent transcriptional regulator, producing MTPMKEDYLKIIFELGGKQKKVSNKQIAISLNIAAGSVTEMVNKMAAEGLAEHTPYAGISLTSRGIRLAEDLVRKHRIWEDFLVEKLDYELPDVHDEAEVLEHVTSPKLVNALDDMLGHPTHCPHGGVIPDRFGHYHEDSHTVLNDAEDGAVVTVDRFIDNHDLLTYLGDLKLDIGDQLRILKHDPFEGPVTVQNLTDDAQLIVSYKASHYIFVK from the coding sequence ATGACTCCTATGAAGGAGGATTATTTAAAAATTATTTTTGAGCTGGGTGGGAAACAGAAAAAAGTTTCCAACAAGCAGATTGCTATCAGCTTAAATATTGCGGCGGGCTCAGTCACTGAAATGGTTAATAAAATGGCCGCTGAGGGGCTGGCAGAACACACGCCGTATGCTGGTATTTCGCTGACTAGTCGAGGAATTCGGTTGGCCGAGGATTTGGTTCGTAAGCACCGGATTTGGGAAGACTTTCTAGTTGAAAAATTAGATTACGAACTGCCCGACGTTCATGATGAGGCTGAGGTACTGGAGCATGTGACGAGTCCTAAATTGGTCAATGCACTGGATGATATGCTCGGCCATCCTACTCACTGTCCCCATGGCGGTGTGATTCCTGATCGTTTCGGCCACTACCACGAGGATAGCCACACGGTGTTGAACGACGCCGAAGATGGGGCCGTAGTAACGGTCGATCGGTTCATTGACAACCACGACCTGTTGACCTACTTGGGCGATTTGAAGCTCGATATTGGGGACCAACTACGGATCTTGAAGCACGATCCCTTTGAGGGGCCAGTGACCGTTCAGAATTTAACCGACGATGCACAATTGATTGTGAGCTACAAAGCCTCACACTACATTTTTGTTAAGTAA
- a CDS encoding deoxynucleoside kinase, translating into MLVLSGTIGAGKTSLTTLLAEHLNKPAFYESVDDNKILPLFYQNPQKYAFLLQIYFLNKRLDSIKAANADDESVLDRSIFEDSLLFHLNADLGRATTTEVDIYDSLLANMMQELPDATHKKNPDLLIHINISFETMLERIKKRGRSYEQVANDPSLYEYYQQLDQRYVNWYNGYDKSPKMQIDGDQLDFVEDAAARKEVLRLIDEKIASL; encoded by the coding sequence ATGCTTGTACTATCGGGAACTATCGGAGCCGGCAAAACGAGTTTGACCACGTTGCTAGCCGAACATTTAAACAAACCAGCATTTTATGAATCAGTGGATGACAACAAGATTTTGCCGTTGTTCTACCAGAACCCCCAAAAGTATGCATTCTTATTGCAAATCTACTTTTTAAACAAGCGGTTGGATAGCATTAAGGCTGCCAACGCTGACGATGAGAGTGTCTTGGATCGGTCGATCTTTGAAGATTCCTTGCTCTTTCATTTGAACGCCGATTTAGGGCGGGCCACCACGACAGAAGTTGATATTTATGACTCGTTACTGGCTAATATGATGCAAGAATTGCCAGACGCCACGCACAAGAAGAATCCGGACCTTTTGATTCACATCAACATTTCGTTTGAAACAATGTTGGAACGGATCAAGAAGCGTGGTCGTTCTTACGAACAAGTTGCCAATGATCCTAGTTTGTACGAATACTATCAACAACTTGATCAACGTTATGTGAACTGGTACAACGGTTACGACAAGTCACCAAAAATGCAAATTGATGGTGATCAACTGGACTTCGTTGAAGATGCAGCAGCTCGTAAAGAGGTTCTTCGTTTGATCGACGAAAAGATTGCGTCGCTTTAA
- a CDS encoding phosphatase PAP2 family protein — MMLFNRDRDRPWKFTLATLLFLIIAFYIKMQNAYVDFLDSSIVDVIQKNQPGWKTLLYRGVTSLAEPKLAIIWVLILAFFLWGFKFKVPALWCLATLAGGDVLATIVKDVVKRARPSAHLAIDDGFSFPSGHVFGTFLIVAMIWIILIPMIMTVWKAWLVRIVLLVWMALVMISRVYLNAHFPTDTFGALLLGYLWLQCAEGLYIRIAPVMQKWPFLKRSEI; from the coding sequence ATGATGCTATTTAATCGTGATCGGGACCGACCATGGAAGTTTACGCTTGCCACGCTACTGTTCCTGATTATTGCTTTCTACATAAAAATGCAAAACGCTTACGTTGATTTCTTGGATTCGTCAATCGTAGACGTTATTCAAAAGAATCAACCAGGTTGGAAAACGTTACTGTACCGCGGAGTGACCAGCTTGGCGGAACCCAAGTTAGCCATCATCTGGGTGTTGATTTTGGCTTTCTTTCTGTGGGGGTTTAAGTTCAAAGTGCCTGCGCTGTGGTGTTTAGCTACCTTAGCGGGTGGGGATGTCCTGGCAACCATCGTTAAGGATGTTGTCAAACGGGCTCGGCCTAGCGCGCATCTGGCTATTGATGATGGATTCAGTTTTCCCAGTGGTCATGTCTTTGGGACTTTCCTAATTGTTGCCATGATTTGGATCATCTTGATTCCAATGATTATGACGGTTTGGAAGGCCTGGTTGGTGCGCATTGTCTTACTGGTCTGGATGGCACTGGTGATGATTTCACGGGTCTACCTCAATGCCCATTTCCCAACTGATACGTTTGGTGCCCTGTTGTTGGGCTACCTATGGTTGCAGTGTGCTGAAGGATTGTACATCCGGATCGCGCCGGTTATGCAGAAATGGCCGTTCTTGAAACGTTCCGAAATCTAA
- a CDS encoding GNAT family N-acetyltransferase, whose product MTTVFRTARLILRPLVESDLPAYQRLVTQPEIAKPAGATAHPSTMEVAQWLQADRRNPYSRGIVDKQSNQLIGVIVFYDRVTAEGQPDPLAVDLGYLLAPTYWGAGLMTEALRALLAGLPGGIQVWATSLVENRRSRRVLEKLGFQTLDEHFMAISGMSLTPVPQALYRLVTTDSTN is encoded by the coding sequence ATGACAACAGTGTTTAGGACAGCAAGATTGATTCTTCGGCCATTGGTTGAGAGCGACCTGCCGGCGTACCAACGACTAGTCACCCAGCCAGAAATTGCCAAGCCGGCCGGTGCGACGGCCCATCCCAGCACAATGGAGGTGGCCCAGTGGTTGCAGGCTGATCGTCGTAACCCCTATTCGCGGGGAATTGTTGACAAGCAAAGTAACCAGTTGATTGGCGTAATTGTATTCTATGATCGCGTTACCGCGGAAGGACAACCAGATCCCTTGGCAGTTGATCTCGGTTATTTACTGGCCCCAACGTACTGGGGAGCCGGGTTAATGACTGAAGCGTTGCGAGCGTTGCTAGCAGGCTTGCCAGGTGGCATTCAGGTCTGGGCAACTAGCTTAGTGGAGAATCGGCGGTCCCGCCGAGTATTAGAAAAATTAGGTTTCCAAACTTTGGACGAACATTTTATGGCCATTTCTGGTATGAGTTTAACGCCCGTCCCACAGGCTTTATACCGGTTGGTCACCACGGATTCGACAAATTAA
- a CDS encoding alpha/beta hydrolase, with translation MKIITQSLTSDSAAYLQGYLRQPEDTALTYPTVIIVPGGSYTHIPEQQAEDLAMAWFARGYQAFFLRYSFAGEKQPLLPAPVVELAQSLALIRQNSTAWQIQPDNLIIAGFSVGGHITALFNNLWNDAAFNQLAGTTPEQIKPRAIILGYPVITPAAGFPNDDATLAKWTADPERIAADQHVTAANVPTFVWVTAADPLVPVQNALAYAQASITAGVDTELHVFHQGPHGLALANSVTAWKPGTNLPHVAHWLDLATEWLTELP, from the coding sequence TTGAAAATCATTACCCAGTCACTTACTAGCGATTCCGCCGCTTACCTGCAGGGTTACTTGCGGCAACCTGAAGACACCGCGCTAACATACCCCACCGTTATCATTGTCCCTGGTGGATCGTACACACATATTCCAGAACAACAAGCAGAAGATCTAGCCATGGCATGGTTTGCTCGCGGCTACCAAGCCTTCTTCCTCCGCTACTCATTTGCCGGCGAAAAGCAGCCCTTACTGCCAGCACCTGTGGTTGAGTTAGCCCAAAGTTTAGCATTGATTCGGCAAAATTCAACCGCTTGGCAAATCCAACCAGATAATCTGATTATAGCCGGCTTTTCAGTTGGTGGCCACATCACGGCATTATTTAACAACCTATGGAACGACGCTGCTTTCAACCAGTTAGCCGGCACCACACCAGAACAAATCAAGCCGCGAGCCATTATCTTGGGCTACCCAGTCATTACGCCGGCAGCTGGCTTTCCAAATGATGACGCCACTTTAGCAAAATGGACGGCTGACCCCGAAAGGATTGCAGCTGACCAACATGTAACTGCCGCCAATGTCCCGACCTTCGTCTGGGTGACGGCTGCCGATCCACTGGTTCCTGTTCAAAATGCTCTTGCCTACGCTCAGGCATCAATTACCGCAGGTGTGGATACTGAATTACACGTCTTCCATCAAGGTCCTCACGGCTTGGCACTGGCTAATTCAGTCACGGCTTGGAAACCGGGAACGAACCTGCCACACGTAGCCCATTGGTTGGACCTAGCCACCGAATGGCTAACTGAACTTCCTTAA
- a CDS encoding amino acid permease, with the protein MEQSMTNATTSEASDQVKRGLKTRHVSMIALGGCIGTGLFVASGSAISTAGPGGALVAYVAMGLMVYFLMTSLGEMATNMPISGSFAAYSAKYVDPALGFAMGWNYWFNWAITVAVDISTAALVMKFWLPGIPGWIWSAIALVLVFTINAFSVQAFGETEFWMSLIKVVTIFIFLAVGILTIFGIMGGHATGLENFTYKKAPFVGGFPAILSVFVVAGFSFQGTELVGITAGESEDPAHSVPKAINSVFWRIILFYILAIFVIAAVLPYTSHDLLGSSATDIAISPFTLVFKRAGLAAAASVMNAVILTAVISAANSGMYASTRMLYSLSKEGYAPSFFERTGHNGIPYPALFATTFIAALTFISSIAGPQIYMWLVAASGLTGFIAWFGIALSHYRFRRAFIKQGHQLSELGYHAKWFPVGPILALVLCVAVIVGQDPQSFFSGNWEQVLVTYISVPLVLILYVGYKIKKHTKLIPLSEVDVSPVHKDGTLKEVKAEAAAND; encoded by the coding sequence ATGGAACAAAGCATGACAAACGCAACAACTAGTGAGGCCTCAGATCAGGTTAAGCGGGGACTCAAGACGCGTCACGTTTCAATGATTGCGTTAGGTGGTTGTATCGGTACAGGATTATTCGTCGCAAGTGGGTCGGCAATTTCGACTGCCGGGCCTGGTGGTGCGTTAGTTGCGTATGTTGCCATGGGATTGATGGTATACTTCTTGATGACTAGTTTAGGGGAAATGGCTACGAACATGCCGATTTCAGGGTCGTTCGCCGCATACTCCGCTAAGTACGTTGATCCAGCCTTGGGGTTCGCCATGGGGTGGAACTACTGGTTCAATTGGGCCATCACCGTTGCCGTTGATATTTCGACTGCCGCTTTAGTTATGAAGTTCTGGTTACCTGGAATTCCCGGCTGGATCTGGAGTGCGATTGCGTTGGTACTAGTCTTTACAATCAATGCCTTTTCCGTTCAAGCCTTTGGTGAAACGGAGTTCTGGATGTCGTTGATCAAGGTTGTCACTATCTTCATCTTCTTAGCCGTTGGGATTTTAACCATCTTTGGTATCATGGGTGGTCACGCTACCGGCTTAGAAAACTTCACTTACAAGAAGGCCCCATTCGTTGGCGGCTTCCCAGCAATTCTGAGTGTGTTCGTGGTTGCCGGATTCTCATTCCAAGGTACTGAATTAGTTGGTATCACGGCTGGTGAATCTGAAGACCCTGCTCACAGTGTTCCTAAGGCAATCAATTCTGTTTTCTGGCGGATCATTTTATTCTATATTCTTGCTATCTTTGTTATCGCCGCTGTCTTACCATACACGAGTCATGATTTGTTAGGTTCTTCTGCAACGGATATCGCTATTAGTCCATTCACGTTGGTTTTCAAGCGGGCCGGTTTAGCCGCCGCTGCCAGTGTCATGAACGCGGTTATCTTGACTGCCGTTATCTCTGCTGCTAACTCAGGGATGTATGCTTCCACTCGGATGCTGTACTCCCTGTCTAAGGAAGGTTATGCCCCAAGTTTCTTCGAACGGACGGGTCACAACGGGATTCCTTACCCAGCATTGTTTGCAACGACGTTTATCGCTGCATTGACGTTTATCAGTAGTATCGCCGGTCCACAAATCTACATGTGGTTAGTTGCCGCAAGTGGGTTGACTGGGTTCATCGCTTGGTTCGGGATTGCTTTGTCACATTACCGGTTCCGTCGGGCCTTCATCAAGCAAGGTCATCAATTGAGCGAATTAGGCTACCATGCTAAGTGGTTCCCAGTGGGTCCCATTCTAGCCTTGGTACTCTGTGTGGCCGTTATTGTGGGTCAAGATCCACAATCCTTCTTCTCTGGAAACTGGGAACAAGTATTGGTTACTTACATCAGTGTGCCATTAGTCTTGATCCTCTACGTTGGGTACAAGATCAAGAAGCACACTAAGCTGATTCCATTGAGTGAAGTCGACGTTTCCCCAGTTCACAAGGATGGGACGTTGAAGGAAGTTAAGGCCGAAGCTGCAGCCAACGATTAA